One Gossypium raimondii isolate GPD5lz chromosome 3, ASM2569854v1, whole genome shotgun sequence genomic window carries:
- the LOC105793961 gene encoding lysine--tRNA ligase, cytoplasmic, producing the protein MEGSVEETAKGVSDLAVGSASPAETQSKNARKKELKNKQREEERRRKEEEKAAKQAAAKASSHSQKSAGADDEDMDPTQFHENRLKFLAAQKAEGKNPYPHKFFASISIIEYIDKYGSLANGEHIEDISVSLAGRIMSKRSSSSKLFFYDLHGDGAKVQVMADASKSGLDEAEFAKFHSSVKRGDIVGVTGFPGKTKRGELSIFPKSFTVLSHCLHMMPRQKAGPDASVKKTDLWVPGSTRNPEAYILKDQETRYRQRYLDLMLNLEVRQIFKTRSKIISYVRSFLDNLDFLEVETPMMNMIAGGAAARPFVTHHNELNMKLYMRIAPELYLKELVVGGLNRVYEIGKQFRNEGIDLTHNPEFTTCEFYMAFADYNDLMDLTEKMLSGMVKELTGGYKIKYHSNGLENDPIEIDFTPPFRRLDMVEELEKMANLNIPKDFSSDEANKYLVDACAKFEIKCPPPQTTARLLDKLVGHFLEETCVNPTFIINHPEIMSPLAKWHRSKPGLTERFELFINKHELCNAYTELNDPVVQRQRFAEQLKDRQSGDDEAMALDETFCTALEYGLPPTGGWGLGIDRLAMLLTDSQNIKEVLLFPAMKPQDEPSAKAPGT; encoded by the exons ATGGAAGGCTCCGTCGAAGAAACGGCCAAGGGAGTTTCCGATTTAGCAGTGGGTTCGGCTTCCCCCGCAGAAACTCAGAGCAAAAA TGCTCGTAAGAAGGAACTTAAAAATAAGCAGCGGGAAGAGGAGCGTCGCCGTAAGGAGGAGGAAAAAGCAGCCAAACAG gCTGCAGCCAAGGCAAGCTCACATAGTCAGAAATCTGCTGGAGCTGATGATGAAGATATGGATCCCACG CAATTCCATGAGAATAGGCTGAAATTTCTTGCAGCCCAGAAAGCAGAAGGAAAAAATCCATATCCTCATAAGTTCTTTGCGTCGATATCTATTATtgaatatatagataaatatggAAGCTTAGCCAATGGGGAGCATATTGAGGATATCTCAGTATCTTTGGCTG GTCGAATTATGAGCAAAAGATCATCAAGTTCAAAGCTTTTCTTTTATGACTTGCATGGTGATGGTGCCAAAGTCCAAGTTATGGCTGATGCAAG CAAGTCAGgcttggatgaagcagaatttGCAAAATTCCATTCCAGTGTGAAGCGTGGTGATATAGTTGGTGTCACTGGGTTTCCAG GAAAAACAAAGAGAGGGGAGTTGAGCATCTTTCCTAAGTCATTTACTGTTTTATCCCATTGTCTCCATATGATGCCAAGGCAAAAAGCAGGTCCTGATGCCAGTGTGAAG AAAACTGATTTATGGGTCCCAGGAAGTACCAGGAACCCTGAAGCATATATTTTGAAGGATCAG gAAACTCGATATCGCCAACGGTATCTTGATTTGATGTTAAACCTGGAGGTTCGTCAAATATTCAAGACCAGATCTAAGATCATTTCTTATGTAAGGAGTTTTCTTGACAATCTTGATTTCTTGGAG GTTGAAACTCCCATGATGAACATGATTGCTGGAGGTGCAGCTGCCCGTCCATTTGTAACCCATCACAATGAATTAAACATGAAGCTCTACATGCGTATTGCACCAGAGTTATATCTTAAGGAGCTTGTAGTTGGTGGACTGAATCGTGTTTATGAAATTGGAAAACAGTTTAGAAATGAGGGTATTGATTTGACTCACAATCCTGAATTCACTACTTGCGAGTTCTATATGGCTTTTGCAGACTATAATGACCTGATGGATCTCACTGAAAAAATGTTGAGTG GAATGGTCAAGGAACTTACAGGTGGCTATAAGATTAAATATCACTCAAATGGCCTTGAAAATGATCCAATAGAGATCGATTTCACTCCGCCTTTCAG GAGGCTTGACATGGTCGAGGAGTTGGAGAAGATGGCTAACCTCAACATACCCAAGGACTTTTCCAGTGATGAAGCTAACAAATATTTGGTGGATGCATGTGCAAAGTTTGAGATCAAATGCCCTCCTCCTCAAACAACAGCACGTTTATTAGATAAA CTTGTTGGACATTTTCTAGAAGAGACGTGTGTGAATCCTACTTTCATAATCAACCATCCTGAAATAATGAGTCCTTTGGCTAAGTGGCATAGGTCAAAACCAGGACTGACTGAACGTTTTGAACTTTTTATCAACAAACATGAA CTCTGCAATGCATACACTGAGTTGAATGATCCTGTTGTACAACGTCAACGATTCGCCGAACAACTGAAG GATCGGCAATCAGGTGATGATGAAGCAATGGCTTTGGATGAAACATTCTGTACTGCACTTGAGTACGGATTGCCACCAACAGGTGGTTGGGGACTGGGCATTGATCGGCTAGCTATGTTATTAACAGATTCACAGAATATCAAG GAGGTTCTTCTCTTCCCAGCCATGAAACCTCAGGATGAACCATCAGCCAAAG CTCCAGGAACATAA